DNA from Peromyscus leucopus breed LL Stock chromosome 3, UCI_PerLeu_2.1, whole genome shotgun sequence:
GAACATGTTAACAACTCAGATTGTAGCTATGGTAGCTATGGTCTTTTCTGGTGAAGTCTCAGCCAGTGTGAGCTACAGAGAATGAGGCCATAGGAGATACATGATTTTCTGTAAgtcataaatatttacaaatcaaaGCATATGAAATATACCCATTGTAGAAAATATCTCTGGGCTAAGGAAAAAATTTAGATTACTTCTTTTTACTTTGTATTATCATCTTTTCAcataacatataatatatgtgCTACATTGATAAattgtagttttaaaattaatgaaagttATTCTACATATATGGTTTGTCCATTtgcaattttaaaatggaaattggaCTAACATTCATTCAGTTTGAAGACCAAGGCTTGAATTGCGTGTCATCCTGGaacttccatttatttatatttatttatttaatatttataatttaagatttatttattttattttacatatatgagtgttttgcctgcatatatatctgtgtgactCTTGCATGTTTGGGTCACAAAGGACAATGGATTCccaagaactagagttacagatggttatgagccaccatgtccttGATGGGAATCTAGcccaggtcttttgcaagagaaaaacaaattctgaaccactgagtcatctctccatcttgTATCTCGGaccttttaaaaacacagaacatCACAGTGCAGCTACCGTAAATGTATGTTGGTGGGAGAATCAGATGTTTTTCTCTGGCAATTGGGATGAGTCTATACCTTTACTAGATCAAGCTTTTCAAGAGCAAAAAtcatgtaaatataaaatgtgtGATTTATGGTGTCATATTAATGGAAATGTTATAGGGTGGTCTTATTCACTAACTTCTGCATTATTTCTATACATATAGGCATGCATTAATTTGTATATTTGGGATATGGTAGAGAGCTTGACAATGCAATTGGGCACTCTTTTTCTCACAAGAATCTGAGTCAGTGTAgcagttttctatttctttatcatgAAACTAATTTTAAAGTACTAATTATAGTAATTTGACAAAATAATGACACTGGTAACCAGGCCAAATAACTAACATAGGCACCAAAGGTGAGACTGTGGAGTGGAACTGCAAACACTGTCTGGTGCTGATGACCTCTGATAACACTGGGGCCTTGGTTTCGACTGCATGGGAaggaatttcttttaaaacaaattcaaaaacaGGTCATTTCTGCAAGTTCAAGTGTGTTGCAGTGTGTTGAAAATAGTGTTTGTCTTAGTGTTGCATGTTCTCTCTTGttggaggctcctagctccaCATCTTCAGTTGTGAGTATGTAGCCTGCAGTAACTACAGATATCAGGGCAAAAGGGGACCACGgccaggatgggggtggggcacggAGCATTAGAGAGGAGAAGGGCAGGGTACAAGTGATGTCATCAGGGAAACGGGAAAGGGTGGGCTCctttgcagggaggagggaagtaAATATAGAAGAAGGTGGAAGGTACAGCTGAGTAGCAGGACACAAGTGATCTGACggggaaaatgagaaaatgggggGTTCTTAGTTAAAGGGGGGACATCAATATAGAAGAAGGAGGTAAGCAGGTAAAATAACATTATGGATGGCTGAAAGAGTTATAaggcaaaaagagaaaataatcacaAGGATTCATACTATTAATGATTTACTCACTccctcaaaaagcaaagaaaaaacaggGTAAGTCTTAGTAGCTAGAATTAGTTCTTTAATCCTGAAGTGGAGTGTTCCAAAAGGTGATAGAATGGGAGCTAAACTGTGAGACAGTTCAAATCATTTATAACTGTAATTAATGGTTACCCAATTAATAGGGTGTGGAAATAATGAGTCTCCAAGAGCAATAATGGTCTCCAAGTATATCTATGTCTTTAATTCTGGATTCTGGGGAATCATAGAATAAGGGacataaaaaagggaaaatattaacTAAGACAGACATTTTGCTGATTAAAATAGTGGGATTATTATAAATTTTCACTGTGATTTCATTTGAATTATCAGTCAAAACACAAATAGTTGCAAAATATAGCATATTAAAGTTATGCAACGCGAGACTGACTTACTCACTCTTCTGGAtttcttttgtgaatattttCCAGGTCATAATAAGTTTTATTTGATTGTAAAAATGGGATTATTATTCTGTGTTCATCACTACTATTTTAGATAGATGTTAACTATAAAATGAGGCAATGTAAATCAATAGGATTGGATTTATAAGGTATGACACCTAGGTGCAATACAGGCACACAAAATGCGCCTTCTGTGTAGAATGCAACTATGATTGCTTTTATTATCTCtagtatgatatatatatatatatatatatatatatatggaagtatATAAGAATATAGGCTGTGATATCCAGTCTGAAGTATCAAAAGTTAAAGCGACAGGTTAATCAAGAATTAGTTAATCAAGAATGATGATATAAGTGTACTGATCTTTGATTCACAAGTTTGATGTACTCTCTATTATTTTTCTAGGCATATGAAATATGTTTCTACTATGATATTAAAATGAATACACTTTCCACTTATGTCCTTATTAAAGAGTATCCTTAATTTCCAATCTGTACTTGGAGTCCTAGCCAATATGTGTCTCCTTTTTTTCTACACTTTCATAATCCTAGTTCATAGTCATAAGCCCACGGACCTGATCTCCTGTCAACTGACCTTCATCCACATAGTGACGGTCCTCACTGGAGGGGATATTTGGCTTACAGATGTATTTGAGTCACTGAACTTTGAGAATGACTTCAAATGTAAGGCAACTTTTTACATAAACAGAGTGATGAGAGGCCTCTCCATCTGcatcacctgcctcctgagtgtgttcCAGGCTGTCACTATCAGTCCCAGTACCTCATTGTTggcaaaatttaaacataaactaaaaaaatacatgattcatgctttcttatttatttggtcTTTCAACTTGTCATTCGGTAGCAACCAGATTTTCTATGTTGGTGCTTTTACCAACATGAGTGAGAGCAACCAGATGAAGGTCACCAAATATTGCTCACTCTTCCCCATGAACTACATCACCAGGGCACTGATTTTAACAGTGACAGTCTTCAGAGATGTCTTTCTTGTAGGAATTATGTTGACCACAAGTGCA
Protein-coding regions in this window:
- the LOC114710931 gene encoding LOW QUALITY PROTEIN: vomeronasal type-1 receptor 90-like (The sequence of the model RefSeq protein was modified relative to this genomic sequence to represent the inferred CDS: inserted 1 base in 1 codon), translated to MSLLKSILNFQSVLGVLANMCLLFFYTFIILVHSHKPTDLISCQLTFIHIVTVLTGGDIWLTDVFESLNFENDFKCKATFYINRVMRGLSICITCLLSVFQAVTISPSTSLLAKFKHKLKKYMIHAFLFIWSFNLSFGSNQIFYVGAFTNMSESNQMKVTKYCSLFPMNYITRALILTVTVFRDVFLVGIMLTTSAYMVIILFRHQRQCKHLHSISHPRASPEKRATQTILLLVVFFVVMYWVDFIISSTSVLLWKYNPVILTVQKFVMNAYPTITPLVQISSDNRIIXYDEKLAVNMAPNFLNRTIFLFLSKSVFS